One Ricinus communis isolate WT05 ecotype wild-type chromosome 7, ASM1957865v1, whole genome shotgun sequence genomic region harbors:
- the LOC8286797 gene encoding F-box protein At1g67340 produces MKTRRGLCYPRTDALDLDKRLVKRRKLGEIIAAATATGEQMVCRKRQRLSPEKIAGDKTDFFYALPDDLVTCILCKLSSSASCPSDFVNVLATCKRLNGLGLNSIVLSKASPKTFALKAKNWSDSAHRFLKLCADAGNVEACYTLGMIRFYCLQNRGSGASLMAKAAISSHAPALYSLAVIQFNGSGGSKNDKDLRAGVALCARAAFLGHIDALRELGHCLQDGYGVRQNIAEGRRFLVQANARELAAVLSNPNSDLNTRAWVNWNPHAHSNHRHASGPGCPLLSDFGCNVPAPEAHPASRFMADWFATRGGSPGQGLRLCSHVGCGRPETRKHEFRRCSVCGAVNYCSRACQALDWKLRHKEECAPVERWVVEDGEGGEAGVGDGNQNVVVDS; encoded by the exons ATGAAAACGAGAAGAGGGCTTTGTTATCCAAGAACGGACGCTCTTGATTTAGATAAAAGATTAgtgaagagaagaaaattagGAGAGATCATCGCCGCAGCAACCGCAACCGGTGAACAAATGGTTTGCCGGAAAAGACAGAGATTATCGCCGGAGAAGATTGCTGGAGATAAAACTGACTTTTTTTATGCTTTACCCGATGATCTTGTTACCTGTATTCTTTGCAAGCTTAGCTCCTCTGCTTCTTGTCCTTCTGATTTTGTCAACGTGTTAGCAAC GTGCAAGAGATTAAATGGATTAGGTCTCAATTCTATAGTACTATCTAAAGCTTCGCCAAAAACATTCGCTTTAAAAGCCAAGAACTGGTCCGATTCCGCCCACCGATTCTTGAAACTCTGTGCCGATGCCGGAAATGTTGAAGCTTGTTATACTCTTGGCATG ATTCGATTCTACTGTTTACAAAACCGAGGGAGCGGAGCTTCCTTAATGGCAAAAGCGGCGATTAGTTCACACGCTCCGGCGCTTTATTCTCTTGCGGTTATACAGTTCAATGGCAGCGGCGGCTCGAAAAATGATAAGGATTTACGAGCCGGCGTGGCTCTATGCGCGCGAGCTGCGTTTTTAGGTCATATCGACGCACTCCGTGAGCTTGGTCACTGCCTTCAAGACGGTTACGGCGTCCGACAAAACATCGCCGAGGGTCGACGATTCCTGGTGCAAGCAAACGCTCGTGAGTTAGCTGCTGTGTTATCTAACCCTAATTCGGATTTAAACACGCGCGCGTGGGTAAATTGGAATCCACACGCGCACTCTAACCACAGGCATGCGAGTGGTCCTGGTTGTCCATTGTTAAGTGATTTCGGGTGTAATGTTCCGGCTCCTGAGGCACACCCAGCTAGCCGGTTCATGGCCGATTGGTTTGCTACTCGAGGCGGGTCACCGGGTCAGGGGCTCCGATTATGTTCTCACGTGGGTTGTGGTCGACCGGAAACCAGAAAACACGAATTCAGAAGATGTTCTGTTTGCGGAGCAGTCAATTATTGCTCACGCGCTTGTCAAGCGCTCGATTGGAAATTAAGGCATAAGGAAGAGTGTGCTCCTGTCGAACGGTGGGTAGTGGAGGATGGTGAGGGTGGAGAGGCAGGTGTTGGTGATGGGAACCAAAACGTTGTCGTTGATAGCTAG